The DNA window TCAGTTGGCGTAATACGTCGGGGCGAATCTGTTGCGATCGAAGCGGTGGTTGATTCAGCGATTTCGCGGGCGCGAGATCTTAGCGCCCAAGTCTCATTTGAGGGGACGGTAACCATCTTGTTTTCGGATATAGTGGATTCGTCTTCACTTTATGAAAAGCTGGGTGACCTCCGGGCTCACGAAGTGATTAGCATCCATAACGAAATCTTTCGCCAGCAGATCGTGGCCCACAGAGGCATTGAAGTAAAAGCGCTTGGCGATAGCTTCATGATCGCGTTCTCGAGCGCCCGGCGCGCCGCTCTGTGCGCGATCGCGACGCAGCGGTCGATCGCGGCTTACTGCGACGGCCATCCTGATCTACCGATCCGGGTCCGGATGGGATTGCACGTCGGTGAGGTGATCAACGAGTCCTCCGACTATTTCGGAAAGGCTGTGATCCTCGCGGCACGGATAGCCGCGCTTGCCAAGGGTGGCCAGATCCTAGTCTCGTCAACGTTTCACGACCTGACCGTGAACGCAGGAGATTTACGCTTCGTACCGATGGGCGAGGCGCCGATTAAAGGACTCGCAGGCGTTCACCAAATATTTGAGATCGCATGGTAGCAACCGGTGGTGACAAGACAAGCCCACCAATACTAGGCGCTGAGATGGAAGAAGAGCGCTGAAATTACGCGTAATTAATTCTCCTCACTCACGCTCTCTGATCGCTGCCAGCAGCGGACTCATGCACCGTACCATTGCCGTCGAGACACTACCCCGTCGCCGTGTGTATTTCTCGATCTCCAGACGCAGGGAAAAAGACCGCCTAGCGGCGATCGCTCCGAAGTCCGATCGGGTGTTTTTGTCAGATGGTGAGAGAAACTTTCATTCCGCCCTGATGTTGGCGGCTCGCACGACCTTGGCCCATGCCTCGGTTTTTTCGGCGACGAACTTCGCGAGGTCGGCGGGCGAACTTACAAACGGCTCGCCGCCTAAATCCACGATCCGCTTATTGATAGTCGGATTCGCAAGGCCCACATTGATCTCTTGGTTAAGCTTGTCGATAATTTCAGGCGGTGTGCCACTCGGAGCACCGATGCCAATCCACCCGCTGGCCTCAAAGCCAGGCATAAATTCGCTCATAGTCGGGACGTTCGGCAACGCTTGCGCGCGCCGCACAGTGGTAACCGCTAAAGCACGCAGCTTGCCTGTCCTGATATGTTCGATGGATGTAGGCAGGGCATCGAATGCAGCTTGGACCTGACCGCCGAGAAGATCAGTGACCATCGGTGCTGCGCCACGGTAGGGGATGTGGATCATTTCGACGCCGGCCCTGGTCTTGAACAACTCGCCGGTTACGTGTGAGATCGTCCCCGTTCCGTACGAGGCCAACGTGATCTTGCCTGGATTGGCTTCGGCCGATGCGATGAGTTCGGTAACGGACTTTACGGGAACAGTGGGATTGACCTCAAGCACAAGCGGTTGGCGAATGATGCCAGCGACCATCGTTATGTCGCGGACAAAATTGAAACCAAGGTTTTGGTAGACTGCGCCGTTCACGGTATTGTTGGCGGTAGCCGCAAGCAGCGTGTAACCATCCGTAGGCGCACGAACGACCGCTTCGGTCGCAATATTGGTGGCAGCTCCTGGCCGGTTCTCAACAATGAATTGCTGACCCAGACGATCCGAAAGCCATTGAGCCATGATGTGCGCAGCAATGGTCGCACCGGGAGGAAAGCCAACCAGAATTCGTACCGGCCGCGTCGGATAGTCGGTCGCCGATGCCGTTCGCGTCGTGGCCGGTAATGCAGCAGCAACCGCCGCTGCTAATTGCAAAAACACTCTGCGGGGAAGCTCCATGGACTTCTCCCTGCACCGCGCGCAATTCGCGCTTGGCGCACTCAACTCAATATGTGACCTATGAAATTAGGACGCCTGCCGATGGCACCCTCGCTGCGCAATAATCAGGACTTCGGCACGTCCAGGTTAGCAGCCTTGAAAGAAATTACACTCATTCACACCATTGCGGAAGTCCGAAAAGCCTTTGGTCGGGTTAGCGCGCCCGACTGAAGCGCTCAAGAGACGGCAGCCAAAATGGAACTGGGTTTCGAGCGGCCGGAGGAATCGCCAAACTCCAATTGGCGCGCGGATCTATCTGGAATCCCTGGAGCCCAAGAACAGCTTTCGGCTCGGGCGGACCGAATGGTATCGTTCCCTCCGGCTTGATGTCGCTGGCCTGTGGCACGTTGGGCTGGCTGCCGCTCAATACGAGCTCGCCCTCGGTACCAACGATTCTGCGGCGGCTATCGCTAACGGGATGATCAAACTGGGAAGAAAATCGCCTTGACTAACTGGTCAGTCTCTAGGAGGATTTAGTGAAGCGCGCCCCGATCCGGCGGACCCGCGATTTGGGTGGGCCGGCACGATGGAAGTGCCTTCTGCCAGCAATAACTGCCGCCCAGGAGCGTGCGTTGTGCGACAATAATACCGAACTGCTTATGCGACTGGATCAGAAGATCGATCCCAGGCATTGCGCCCTCGTGGTGATCGATGTGCAGAACGATTTTGCAGCTAGTGGCGGCTTTTTCGACAAGGTCGGGGCTGATCTGAAGCCAATCCAGACCGAACGGGTGCCGGCGCTGCTTCGGTTGATCGCCGCGGCGCGCAAAGCCGGTGTTTTGGTGATCTTCGTTCAAGCCATCTATGACCCCGAATGTCTGTCGGAACCGATGCGCGAACGAAATGCCCGGCTCGGTATGGAGATGCCGCGTTGCCTGACGGGAAGCTGGGGCGCCGACTTCTTTGAAGTCAGGCCCGAAGCCGGGGAGCCCGTCGTGATCAAGCATCGCTATAGTGCGATGACGAACCCGGAGTTCACAGGTATCCTGGAGCAGCGGAAGATCCGCAGTCTGTTGCTGACAGGCATTGCCACCGATACTTGCGTCGAGTCGCTTGGCCGTGACGCCTATTTCATCGATTACTATGTCACGGTCGTGGCTGATTGTTGCGGCGCCGCCAGTGAGCAAGACCATGTCGGCGCGCTCAGGCGATTCAACCGGGACTACGGCCAAGTCGTGGATTCCTCGGAGGTCGCCGCGATCTGGAACGCCGGCTGCGCGGCTGCGGGGCAGCCGGTCTTCACTTCAGTGCCGAATTAGGGACACGCCTTTCTCCGCGTTGATTTATCATGTCCCTCTATCGCAACGTGCTTGCTCCCGCGCTGTTCGCCCTGTCGGCGGACCACAGCCATCATCTCGGGAACGCAGCGTTACGCTGGCCGTTGCCCTGGCAGGTGCTGTCAGCCGCATGTGGCCTCAAGGTATCTGATCCGCGCCTCGCCACGACCTTTGCCGGCATCGAAATCTCGAGCCCGGTCGGCCTCGCCGCCGGCTTCGACAAGAACGGCGATCTGCTGGATTCATTGTCCAGCCTTGGCTTCGGTTTCATCTGCGTCGGCTCGATCATGCCCGAGCCGCGGTATGGAAATCCGTTTCCGCGACTGGTCCGGTATCGGAACGGGGAGTCGATCGCCGATTCTATGGGCGTGCCGAGCAAGGGCCGCGCTTACGCCGTGGAGCGGCTGAAGCACCGCACGGTCAAGCCGGTGCCGATTGTCGCCAATGTCGGCGGATTCTCGTCGGAGACGATTGCGGCGGGTGTTCTTGAGGTGGGGCCGCATGTGGATGCCGTCGAGGTCAGTCTGATGTGCCCAAATGTGCTGAAGCCCGGCGAGACTTTCGATGAAGTCGGCATGCTGCGCGGCATCCTCGACCGCATCGATGGAAACACGGCATCGATCATCGTGCGGGTGCCCAACGATACTACCCAGTCGCATGACCGCTTCGCCGAACTTGTCGAACTGTGTGTTGAGGCCAAGGTAGGCGGTCTGAAGGTCGGTGGCGGACATCGGCTTGCCGAGCCGCGGCTGGGCACGGGCATTGGAACCTTGCACGGGCGTGCCATCTTCGATACCGCGTTGGCCAATGTGGAGCGTGCGGCCAAATTTGCGCGCGGCCGCATTCAGATCAAAGGCAATGGTGGAATCAGCAGCGCGTCCGATGTTCTGGCGATGCGCCGCGCTGGCGCGACATGCGTTGATCTCTACTCTGCCTTTATCTATCAGGGCTGGACGGTCGCGCGCGATATCAACCGCGAACTCGTTGCCGCGTTTGATCGCGATGCCGTCGGGGCTCCGCTTGTTCCGGAGGTTGATAGACCCGAAGCACGGCGGGCCTGATCGCGTCGCCGCCGCTTATCAAATTTCGTTTCGTCCGTCCGGACGCAGTGACAGCCAGGAGACAGAATGATTATCGCTTTGGAAGAACACTATTTCGATCCGGACTGGAACAATGCGCTCGATACCAGGCATCATTCGGTGCGTACGCCGTCTCCACTGGTGAAACGTATGGAAGATCTCGGCGCCCAGCGCATCCGTGAGATGGATGAGGCCGGCATCGATCTTCAGGTCCTGTCGCACGGTCCACCGGGCTCCCAGGGCGTGCGGGAAGACGTCGCCGTCGCATGGACCAGGGCCGCCAACGACCGTCTGCACGCAGCGGTTCAGAAGCATCCGACGCGGTTCGCGGGCTTCGCATCGCTTCAGACCGCGCATCCGCTCGCCGCCGCGGATGAATTGGAACGCGCCGTCAACGAGCTTGGCTTCAAGGGCGGCATGCTGCACAGTCTTTCGGAAGGGCCGTTTCTCGACGACAAGCGCTACTGGCCGATTTTTGAACGGGCGGCGGCGCTGGATGTGCCGCTCTACATTCACCCCGCGGATCCCAACCCGGCTGTCATCAAGGCCTATTACGGCGATTACGCGAAAACCCATCCGATGTTCATTCGTGCCGCCTGGGGCTTTACGTTCGAGGCCGGGACACAGGCGATGCGGCTGGTGCTCAGCGGTCTGTTCGACGCGCACCCGGACGTGAAAATCATCCTGGGTCATCTCGGCGAGACGATCCCCTACACGCTGGCGCGGATTGACGAGGCTCTGTCGCGCGATACGCCGATGAAGAACTTTCGCGAGGTTTTCAGCTCACATTTCTATGTCACGACGAGCGGTTTCTTCTCAGATCCTGCGTTGCAATGCTGCATCCAGGAGATAGGCGTAGATCGCATCATGTTCTCGGTCGACTGGCCCTACGCGTCCAATACGGCCGGCGTGCAATGGATGCACAAGACCTGGCTGAACGACACCGACAGGGCCAAGATATTTGCTGGTAACGCCAAGCGCCTGCTGCGCATCTGAAGCCGGCACGCCAAGGATGTGTTCGCCGCCGTCATTGGATTAACTGACTAGTTAGCCGTCAACAATCACGGCCAATTTAGGGGCTGGTCAACGGATGCCGCCGTGACCGGTGGTCAGCGCTTCACCGCAGCACGGCGCGCGATTGCCGCTGAAATTTGCGGCAACGATGTTCGCAAACGAGATGCGCGCATGAGCTTCGCCGAGCGGAACGACCGGTGGCAAGGGCATCGGCGTGCGCGGTCTGCTTCTTCAGTTCAATACGAATTGGGACGGGTTGCCCGATTATTGTTCGCGTGCGCTGATAAAATGTGCTGTTCCTGCAGGTCCGGAGGGACAGACTGGTTAGTTAGCATTGACTTTGATCAATGCGTGGCAATAATCCGTGGCTTGCCACAGTCAATCGGGAGCGGGAATTATGTCCAAAGGTTCACTGACGCGACGCGGCATTCTCCATGCCGGTGCTTCCGTGGCTGCATCGTTGTCGCTTCCCGCGATCGTAAATGCACAATCGCTGAAGTCGCTCCGTCCGATCAGCTTTCAGGCTGACTGGATCTATGGCGGCCCGAACGCCGGCCTCGCCATCGCCAAGGAAAAGGGATATTTTGCCGACGTCGGCCTGGATATCACTATCAATCAGGGCAAGGGTTCGGGCAGTACCTCCCAGATCGTCGCTTCGAAAGCTGCTCAGTTCGGATTTGCCGACGGGTTCGTCGTCGGCAACAGCGTTTCGAAGGGCATGAAGCTGAAGATGGTCGGCGGAGTCTTTCGCCGCAATCCTTGCGCTGCGATGGTTCTCGAAGACTCCGATATCAAGACGCCGAGGGATATCGAGGGCAAAACCGTCGGCATTGCGACCGGAACCGCGCAGTTTCAGCAGTGGCCCGCCTTCATGAAGGGGGCCGGTCTCGACCCCAGTAAGGTGCGGCTCATCAATGTCGATGGCGCTGGTGCCGGGCCTGCATTGATTTCCGGCCAGATCGACGTCGTTGGCGGCTTTGCGCAGGGTTACATCCCTGCGATTGAAATTCGTGGAAAGAAAAAGGTTCGTGCATTCTGGTACGCGGACGAGGGTGTGATCGCGATGAGCAATGGCATCATCGTCCACAAGGATCTGCTTTCGGAAACGGAACTTATCCGCGGCGTGGTTCGCGCCAGCCTCAAAGGGTTCCTCTACGGGCGCGCCAATCCGGCAGAGCTGACGCAGATCGTGAAGAAATACTCGGAGACCACCGACGTCGCGATCACGCTTCGAGAAGCGCAGCTGTCGTGGAAAACCTGGGTAACGCCCACCACGGCCAACAAGCCGCTCGGCTGGATGGCCGCGGAGGACTGGGCCTCGACGGTGGCGGTGTTGAAGGCCTACGGCGGCGTTGCCACCCCGCTTGAGGCGTCTGAGCTTTACACCAATGAGTTCGTGCCTACCGAGGCTGAGTTCGTTCCGCCGCAGAATGCCTGAGGGCAAGGGCGCACGTGTCAATGATCCACGAACTCGGAGCGCATTCACTGCAGCGCGGCCTTGCGAGCGCTGCTTCTGCATCGAGTTGGATCAACATCAGGTTTTGACGCTGTCATGCAAGTTAGCTCACCCGCCACGGTCAGTACCGAGTCCGCCTATTTGCAGATTCAGTCGCTGAGCAAGGTATATCCGTCCGACGATGGGCCGGTTCGGGCGCTGGACCGGGTTTCGATCGAGCAGCGCAAGGGCGAATTCGTTTCATTGGTCGGTCCGAGCGGCTGCGGCAAGAGCACCTTGATGATGATTGCCGCGGGCCTGACTTCGGCGTCCGACGGCCAGATCTTGGTCGACAACCAACGCGTCACCAAGGCTCGCACCGATATCGGAATCGTCTTTCAGAACCACGTACTGCTCGACTGGAGAACGGTGCTCGAGAACGTCATGTTGCAGGCAGAAGCTCGCGGGATGGATCTCGCGGCGGCCGAAATTCGCGCGCGGGAGCTGCTGGCAGCGGTTGGCCTCGGCGGCTTCGAGAACAAATATCCCAAGTCGCTGTCCGGCGGCATGCGCCAGCGCGTTTCGATCTGCCGCGCCCTGCTGCACGATCCCTCGCATCTGCTGATGGACGAGCCGTTTGGCGCGCTCGACGCCTTGACGCGCGACCAGTTGGTGCTCGACCTGCAGGACATCTGCAGCAGGCGCAGCGTGTCGATCCTATTCGTGACGCACAGCATCGCCGAAGCCGTGTTCCTATCGGACCGGATCATCGTGATGACCCCGCGGCCAGGCAAGATCGACAAGATCATCGATATCGATCTGCCGCGCCCGCGGACGCTCGCGATGCGCGAATCGGAGAAATTTGCGGCCTATAGCCGTGAAATTCTCGAAATCTTTCTCGCTCGAGGCGTTCTGCGGGAGCATTGATGCAGGAGCCTGACATGCCATCTGCCGCGGCGCTCGAACGAACGTCGACGCTTTCCATCGAGCAGGTGGAGCGGCGCGTTCAAAGCGAAAGCAGAAGCAAGCGATCCCGCGACAGGCGCGCGGAGATCATCTTTCCGATCCTGGCGACCGGTTTGCTGCTGGTGGCGTGGGAAGTCGCGGCGGATTTCTTCAAGATCCCGACCTACCTGTTTCCGGCCCCGAGCAAGATCATCGCTGCCTGTATCGACAATGCATCGTTGTTGCTCCGCGAATCCTGGGCGACCTCTGTCGAGATCGTGCTCGGTTACATCCTCAGCATCGTGATCGGGATTCCTCTCGCGCTGGGTATCTTTCATTGGCGCGCCTTCGCGAAATCGGTGTATCCGCTGCTGGTGTCTACCCAGGCGATGCCGAAAGTGGCCATCGCGCCGCTGTTCGTGGTCTGGTTCGGATTCGGCTTGCTGCCCAAGGTACTGATTGCATTCCTGATCGCGTTCTTCCCGATCGTGATCAATACAGTGATGGGACTCAGCGCGATCGAGCAGGAGAAGATCTTTCTGGCCCGCTCGATGGGGCTGTCCGGCTTCGCGACCTTTCGGCTGATCCGCTTCCCTCATGCGCTGCCGTCGATCTTCGCGGGCCTCAAGATTTCGATCACGCTCGCCGTAGTCGGCGCCGTGGTCGGCGAGTTCGTCGGCGGCGATTCGGGTCTAGGCTATCAGTTGATGGTGGCCAATGGGAACATGAACACGCCGCTGCTGTTCGCAGGCGTGCTGGCGCTCACGGTGCTTGGCTTGATCTTGTTCGGTGTGATCGAGATGCTGGAGCGACTCGCCATGCCATACCGGGAGGGCACCAGCGACGTCACCAGGGCCGGATCGATGTGAGCGAAAGGGCCGTACGCGGCGACGCGAGTGATATCTGGCGGTGGCGTTTCCTGATTTGGAGCTATCGCCCCGCACACCAGAAATGAATCCATTTGGCGGGCAGTTCCCGCCGTCCCGATCCTCTGTTGCGAGATGACCAATGTTTACCGCCTCAAGCTTCATCCCCGGTGCATCGGTTGCCGCTGCGTCGCAAACCGAATTCAGGCGTCCGCAGGACGGAACCGTCATCGGCCGCATCGACGAGGCCGGCAGGGCCGGCGTCGATGCTGCGATGATCTCGGCCGGGGAAGCATTCCGCCGGCACAGGAAAGTGCCGCTCGCCACTCGGGTCGAGTGGTTGAAGGCGGCAGCAAAAGCGGTACGGGTACATGCAGCCGAACTCGCCGATCTGATCTCGGAGGATGTCGGCAAGCCAATCCGGATGGCGCGGTTTGAAGCCAACAGGGGCGCGGAATTCATTGAGGCCTGCGCCGCGGCGGCGCCCCAGCTGAAGGGCGAAGTACTGTCGCTGGATGCAGCGGCCGCCGGTGCCGGCCTTATCGGAATGACCCGGCGCGTGCCATTTGGTGTCGTTGCCGGCATTACACCGTTCAATGCGCCGGTGAATTTGCTGCTGCAAAAGGTGGCGCCCGCGGTCGCGGTCGGCAACGCCATTGTGGTGAAGCTGGCCTTGGCCGGCACACGGGTGGCGCTGCGGCTCGCCGAACTGTTCCTCTCTGCCGGGTGGCCCCAAGGCCTGTTCAATGTGGTGACCGGCGACAAGGACACCGCGATCGCGCTGGCGTCCCATCGCGACATTGCCGCGATCTCCTTCACCGGGGGGACGGCGGCCGGCAACGACTTGGCGCGCGCCGCAGGCGCCCGCAAGTTTCTTGCCGAACTCGGCTCCAACGCCGCCAACATTGTGCTCGCCGATGCCGACCTTGCCTTGGCGGCCTCGCGTATCGCATCCGCCGGCTTCGAGGCTAGCGGCCAGCAATGCATCTCCGCGCAGCGCGTGTTGGTGGATCGCGCCGTTCTTGACGGTTTCCTGCCACGGTTCGTGACTGCTGCGCGGGCGCTGAAGGTCGGTCCGCCATCGGACGCCGCGACCGACATCGGGCCGATGGTGCATGCGGGCGCCGCCGAGCGGGTGATGGCGATGGTCGCCGATGCGGTCGAGCGTGGTGCGAAGCTGGCGCTGACGCCGGAGCGAAGCGGCGCGACCATCTCGCCGGGGATCCTGACCGGGGTGACGCGCGATTCGCGGCTGTGGAACGAAGAGGTGTTCGGTCCGATCGTGCTGGTGACGGCGTTCGACGGCGTTGATCAAGCGATCGAACTGGCCAATGATTCCGATTTCGGTCTGCAGGGGGCGGTATTTACCAGGAGTCTCGCCCATGCCATGCGCTTTGCCGATGACATGGAGGTGGGATCGCTGTGGATCAACGAGGCGAGCCGCTTTCGTCTCGACATGTATCCGTTCGGCGGCGTCAAGCAGAGCGGTATCGGACGCGAAGGCGTCGAATACGCCATGGAAGAACTGTCGCAGGTCAAGTTCATTGGCATCCGTCCCGGCGCGAGTTGAACGGCCGATGACCGCCATCACCCTCTTGAAGGCCAAGATCATGCATCATCGGCGGCCGGTCCGCGAAAAGTCGAACAAGAAGGCCGCACCGGCCAGCGGCGGCAAAGCTGCGGCCGGCAGACCGCGCGCCAGCGAGGGGGCGCCCACCAACGGGAGCAAAACACGGCAGCGAATTCTGGATGTAGCGACCCAGGAGTTCTCCACCAAGGGATATGACGGGGCGCGCATCGACGACATCATGCGCTTGAGCAAGGTCAGCAAGAATCTTATCTATCACTACTTCGGCAGCAAGGAGAAGCTGTTCATCGCGGTGCTGGAGCAGGCCTATCAGGGTATGCATCGACATCACATGACATGGCCGCTGGACGTCTCGTCGCCGGTGGATGGAATCCGCAAGCTGGTGCGGTCGACGTTCAAGTACTGGCGTGACTCGCCCGAGTTCATCGGGCTTCTTAATTCGGAGAATTTCCACAAGGGCAAACATCTGCGTAAGTCGAAACTGACGAAGGCCGGTTACGGCGGCCTGATCGGCAATATCGCGAGTCTGCTGAAGCAAGGCGCGAAGTTGGGCGATTTCCGGTCGGGCGTGGATCCCGTCGAGCTTTACATCTCGATCTCGGCGCTCGCCTACCACTATCTGTCGAACCGCTACACGCTGTCCTATCTTCTCGATCGCAAGCTTTCCACTGAGGACGAGATGAAGGCGCGGATCGTGCACATCGAAGATTTGACGCTTGGCTATCTGCAATATGGCGCGGCCGGTGGCAACGGGCGTTCGCGCCGGGGGCGCTGATGCCAGCCGGCATCGTCGGTTGCGTTTCTCGCGCGCGGTCGGTGCGCGCGCGAGAACAAAAGGTTTACGCCTCGAGGTGGTCGCCACGCCGCTTGAACAGTTCCTCATCGGAATAGCCCATGGTTTCGGGCTTGCCGCGTCCGATCATGACCTGAAAATAGACCGGCTCCAGGCTGTCGTTCTGATAGCCGTGGATAACTCCCGCGGGGCAGGAGATGCATTCCCAGGGGCCGAGCCGGCGGGTGATCCTGCGGCCGTCTTCATCTTCGATGAAGACGTCGAGATGGCCCTGCAGCACGAAGAAGACTTCTTCGACTTCATGCGTGTGCGCGGCATTGCCCTGGCCGGGTGGAACGAACATGATGGACAGCGTGAAATTACCGGCCGGGATTGACGAGGTATCGCCGTGTTTTCCGGAGCCGCCGGCGCCGATGAACCGATGCTGCGCGCGTTT is part of the Bradyrhizobium erythrophlei genome and encodes:
- a CDS encoding ABC transporter substrate-binding protein; the protein is MSKGSLTRRGILHAGASVAASLSLPAIVNAQSLKSLRPISFQADWIYGGPNAGLAIAKEKGYFADVGLDITINQGKGSGSTSQIVASKAAQFGFADGFVVGNSVSKGMKLKMVGGVFRRNPCAAMVLEDSDIKTPRDIEGKTVGIATGTAQFQQWPAFMKGAGLDPSKVRLINVDGAGAGPALISGQIDVVGGFAQGYIPAIEIRGKKKVRAFWYADEGVIAMSNGIIVHKDLLSETELIRGVVRASLKGFLYGRANPAELTQIVKKYSETTDVAITLREAQLSWKTWVTPTTANKPLGWMAAEDWASTVAVLKAYGGVATPLEASELYTNEFVPTEAEFVPPQNA
- a CDS encoding aldehyde dehydrogenase family protein — translated: MFTASSFIPGASVAAASQTEFRRPQDGTVIGRIDEAGRAGVDAAMISAGEAFRRHRKVPLATRVEWLKAAAKAVRVHAAELADLISEDVGKPIRMARFEANRGAEFIEACAAAAPQLKGEVLSLDAAAAGAGLIGMTRRVPFGVVAGITPFNAPVNLLLQKVAPAVAVGNAIVVKLALAGTRVALRLAELFLSAGWPQGLFNVVTGDKDTAIALASHRDIAAISFTGGTAAGNDLARAAGARKFLAELGSNAANIVLADADLALAASRIASAGFEASGQQCISAQRVLVDRAVLDGFLPRFVTAARALKVGPPSDAATDIGPMVHAGAAERVMAMVADAVERGAKLALTPERSGATISPGILTGVTRDSRLWNEEVFGPIVLVTAFDGVDQAIELANDSDFGLQGAVFTRSLAHAMRFADDMEVGSLWINEASRFRLDMYPFGGVKQSGIGREGVEYAMEELSQVKFIGIRPGAS
- a CDS encoding cysteine hydrolase family protein, which translates into the protein MCDNNTELLMRLDQKIDPRHCALVVIDVQNDFAASGGFFDKVGADLKPIQTERVPALLRLIAAARKAGVLVIFVQAIYDPECLSEPMRERNARLGMEMPRCLTGSWGADFFEVRPEAGEPVVIKHRYSAMTNPEFTGILEQRKIRSLLLTGIATDTCVESLGRDAYFIDYYVTVVADCCGAASEQDHVGALRRFNRDYGQVVDSSEVAAIWNAGCAAAGQPVFTSVPN
- a CDS encoding Bug family tripartite tricarboxylate transporter substrate binding protein, producing the protein MELPRRVFLQLAAAVAAALPATTRTASATDYPTRPVRILVGFPPGATIAAHIMAQWLSDRLGQQFIVENRPGAATNIATEAVVRAPTDGYTLLAATANNTVNGAVYQNLGFNFVRDITMVAGIIRQPLVLEVNPTVPVKSVTELIASAEANPGKITLASYGTGTISHVTGELFKTRAGVEMIHIPYRGAAPMVTDLLGGQVQAAFDALPTSIEHIRTGKLRALAVTTVRRAQALPNVPTMSEFMPGFEASGWIGIGAPSGTPPEIIDKLNQEINVGLANPTINKRIVDLGGEPFVSSPADLAKFVAEKTEAWAKVVRAANIRAE
- a CDS encoding cupin domain-containing protein produces the protein MATARHARPRELEGVPIDTIMDRYVARFADRKADWAAFEDAKIEGFKRAQHRFIGAGGSGKHGDTSSIPAGNFTLSIMFVPPGQGNAAHTHEVEEVFFVLQGHLDVFIEDEDGRRITRRLGPWECISCPAGVIHGYQNDSLEPVYFQVMIGRGKPETMGYSDEELFKRRGDHLEA
- a CDS encoding amidohydrolase family protein — translated: MIIALEEHYFDPDWNNALDTRHHSVRTPSPLVKRMEDLGAQRIREMDEAGIDLQVLSHGPPGSQGVREDVAVAWTRAANDRLHAAVQKHPTRFAGFASLQTAHPLAAADELERAVNELGFKGGMLHSLSEGPFLDDKRYWPIFERAAALDVPLYIHPADPNPAVIKAYYGDYAKTHPMFIRAAWGFTFEAGTQAMRLVLSGLFDAHPDVKIILGHLGETIPYTLARIDEALSRDTPMKNFREVFSSHFYVTTSGFFSDPALQCCIQEIGVDRIMFSVDWPYASNTAGVQWMHKTWLNDTDRAKIFAGNAKRLLRI
- a CDS encoding ABC transporter permease, which translates into the protein MPSAAALERTSTLSIEQVERRVQSESRSKRSRDRRAEIIFPILATGLLLVAWEVAADFFKIPTYLFPAPSKIIAACIDNASLLLRESWATSVEIVLGYILSIVIGIPLALGIFHWRAFAKSVYPLLVSTQAMPKVAIAPLFVVWFGFGLLPKVLIAFLIAFFPIVINTVMGLSAIEQEKIFLARSMGLSGFATFRLIRFPHALPSIFAGLKISITLAVVGAVVGEFVGGDSGLGYQLMVANGNMNTPLLFAGVLALTVLGLILFGVIEMLERLAMPYREGTSDVTRAGSM
- a CDS encoding ABC transporter ATP-binding protein, coding for MQVSSPATVSTESAYLQIQSLSKVYPSDDGPVRALDRVSIEQRKGEFVSLVGPSGCGKSTLMMIAAGLTSASDGQILVDNQRVTKARTDIGIVFQNHVLLDWRTVLENVMLQAEARGMDLAAAEIRARELLAAVGLGGFENKYPKSLSGGMRQRVSICRALLHDPSHLLMDEPFGALDALTRDQLVLDLQDICSRRSVSILFVTHSIAEAVFLSDRIIVMTPRPGKIDKIIDIDLPRPRTLAMRESEKFAAYSREILEIFLARGVLREH
- a CDS encoding TetR/AcrR family transcriptional regulator, whose amino-acid sequence is MTAITLLKAKIMHHRRPVREKSNKKAAPASGGKAAAGRPRASEGAPTNGSKTRQRILDVATQEFSTKGYDGARIDDIMRLSKVSKNLIYHYFGSKEKLFIAVLEQAYQGMHRHHMTWPLDVSSPVDGIRKLVRSTFKYWRDSPEFIGLLNSENFHKGKHLRKSKLTKAGYGGLIGNIASLLKQGAKLGDFRSGVDPVELYISISALAYHYLSNRYTLSYLLDRKLSTEDEMKARIVHIEDLTLGYLQYGAAGGNGRSRRGR